The Musa acuminata AAA Group cultivar baxijiao chromosome BXJ2-2, Cavendish_Baxijiao_AAA, whole genome shotgun sequence genome contains the following window.
TACTTATACTTCAGAAATTTATAAATATCTTCGGTAGACTTGGACCAAAGGGATTAGAGGTTCAAATCCACCAATCCTCATTTGGTGGAATTGACAAGATGCAGATCTCTCTGACTAAGCATTCAAAGGATAAAAAAGCGATGACCCCATACACTATCTTTCAAAATTAATCATCAAAAAGTTTGATGTTAACACGGGAGCCATTGAGATAAATCCTTGATGCCTTACTTTAAATATAGTTCGGAGAACATCCGAACTACTTTTCGCTATTGAATCGTGCAAATGGTGTGACCGAAGGACGAGTATATAGATATGAATAACTAATGCATGCTGCAATCCTGTCTCCTTGCTGAAAATATATatagaagaagaaagaatatTCTTTTAGATAATCACCTCCAACTAGGAATACAATAAGTACTTATCCCCCTTCATAGGATTGACTTACACGATATTGCTTGACTTGGAAAAGTAAATAACACGTTTTTCAAAGTCAGCAAGCATCCCTAAACTTATTCCAATTGTGTTGCCACCTGAAGTAATACGTTATGATCGAGGAGAGATGTGATCAAtcagtatttatttatttgtttgtatTTAGCATTAGAATAAGTGATAAAAATGGGATGGATCGTAAtactattaattaaaatttttaccaACCAAATTAATTAACACATTCAAAATATAACAACAATCAATCGATAAGTACATCTGCTACACCATCACCATATGTGTGAGTAATCAGCATCTCCACATTTGACTTCAATAAGAGCCTTTTGGTCATCTGCATTATCGATAGTCTGAACGAGCTCACAGTCAAGATCTAAGATAGGTGAGCAGTCCTCCTTGAagtattcttgtgtttgttatccGGTTTACCATCAACATATATGTGACTTATTCGAGTGTTTTTCGTTCATTTGCGTGATAGTTTGGTAACCTCGGACTCATGAGCAAGAGACGTGAGCAATAATCCGACGTGTCGTCTGAAGTATGCATTCAAACTATCGTTAAGATTATAATTTCTTAATCTTTGATAGGTACAACTAGTATACTATCACCATATATGTGACTAGCCAGCATGTCCACGTTTGACTTGAATGAGGCCTTTGGTCATTTGCGTGATAGTTTAGCAACCACATACTCATGATCAAGCGACGTGAGCAATCCTCCTACTTGTAGTACGCAAgtattcttttgtttttctaTCTTCTGTCGAAACAAAATAGTTGTCCAAATTGCTGCATATAAAGTATGCATTGCAAGCAAAATATGACATAATAAATCTAGAGCTCTTAATCTTCTCGCCAGTGGCATGCATGCATCAAGACATTTGACCTTTTGCGTACCTACCTCCACGCTAAGATATTGAGTGTTTCGACGCATATAAATCTCATCCCAACGATTACTCCCTTATCAATTTGATCCGGAGTTATAGAgctcctctcttcctcctctattATCTTCTCCCACTTCAGCATCTCTCTTTGTAAGGATGGGATTCACCAAGGAAGTGGTGCAGCAGCTGAGccccggggaggaggaggaggcacgcATGCTCGCCATGAGGCTGGTGACGGGATCCTGCCTCCAAATGATTCTCAATGTGGCCATCGAGCTCGAGCTCCTCGAGATCATCGTCAAGGCTGGCCCCGGCGCCAAGCTGAGTCCCGACGACATCGTCACCCAGCTGCCCACCGAGAACCCACAGGCGGCCGATATGGTAGACCGGATCCTCCGCCTGCTCGCCGCCAACGGCATCGTCAGTTGCTCTGTGGAGTCCGGCGACGATGGGCGCCCCTCGTGCAAGTACGGGGCCACTCCTGTCTGCAAGTACCTGACCAAGAACGAGGACGGCGTGTCCATGGCCGCTCTCTGCTTGTTGATCCATGACAAGGTCACCATGGAGAGCTGGTAGTCGACGGAGCCAACAACGTCTACTCTTACTCGTTTCTTCTCGCACTAAAAAGTTGGCCGAAGGATTAATCAGCTTATTGGTTTTGCCTCCACAACGATCGCAGGTACTACATGAAGGATGCGGTGTTGGAGGGCGGCATCCCATTCAAGAAGGCCCACGGCATGACGGCGTTCGAGCACCACGGCGGCGATCCACGGTTCAACAAGCTGTTCAACGACAGCATGAGGAACCACTCCACCATCTTGATCAAGCAACTGCTGGAGACCTACCGCGGCTTCGACGACGTCAAGGTGCTCGTCGACGTCGGCGGCGGGACCGGCGCCACGCTCCACATGATCACCTCCAGGCACCCGCACATCAAGGGCGTCAACTTCGACCTCCCTCTTGTCATCGCCAGCGCACCGACCAACCCAGGTTCGCCATTTATATCAGACATTCGTCACTGTCATAGTGCCTACCTTTTACAACGAAGCAAAATAATTCATAAACTTGGGATGCGTTGGCTCCATGCAGATGTAGAGCACGTCAGCGGCGACATGTTTGAGAGCATTCCGAGTGGAGGAGACGCCATTTTCATGAAGGtcaacatttagattttttccctTACTCATTTAATGTTTGAGGTTTTGGTTAGGCAGCATGTCGAACTTATCAAAAAAATTTGAAGGTTATTAATGAAAGATACCACTCTTCAAACTACTCGAGACATATCAATCAACCAAATGAAAAGGGTAAATCAAGCGGGACAAACAATAAAAAAGAATGAAGGAAAAATATTTACACTTTAAGATCGAGGAGATGGAGTCAAAGAAAAAGCACACAAGGCACAAATATCGTTCTCCGCTTCCTCATAGGGTGGAGACGCGGAGTTATGCATCTATTCGCAACAAGTTTGACATCTCATTAGTCTTTATCGACGTAATTTTGCAGTGGATTCTTCACGACTGGACTGATGAGCAGTGCGCGAGAATACTAAAGAACTGTTGGAAGGCTTTGCCGGAGGAAGGGAAGGTGATAGTAGTGGAATACTTGCTTCCCGTGATTCCGGAGCCCGATTCCAGATCGCAAGGTATTTTTCCCTTGGACATCGGGATGATGATACACACTGGAGGGAGAGAGAGGACGCAGGAAGAGTTTGAGGCAATGGCGAAGGAAGCAGGGTTTACAGGGTTCAAGGCCACCTACATATCTCTCTATTCTTGGGTTATGGAGTTCACAAAGTAGATAAAGAAAGATCTATGTCATGTGCTGCTGTAGTAGAGTAGAAGATATACATGCCTTATGTATTGCTTTCAGCTCCCTGCTGCTATAGTACGCCACCACGAGGTCGAGAGACCTCCGAATGGACTTTGCTACGCTTTGAAATCAGACTTTGCGACAGTGCTGTAATAAGATTCCAaaagttatatgtttatgaaGGTTTTGCTCGTATGTTGTTGGAAAAAGTTCACATTTCAAACAGAGATTTGAATAGGATTTATAATAGTTCTACATGACCTAACCATCATATAAAGTCAGcttataatttaataattatttttaaaattttattagacTGTAATCAACTTTGCTCGATCTCAAATAGCAGTGGTAAAGCAGAATAAATTCTTTTCGTTTGGTCTTATCCTACAAGTGTTAACATTATCGGAGGGATAAGAAAAAATATTCTCGAAATGGTTTTAATCAGTTTTGCTCAAACTCAAATAGcattttaaaaaaggaaaaaatttgTTGGAGGGATAAGTGAAATTATCTGACAAAATTAAAATTCTTCCATATGCTGAGTTCATAAACAATCCAATATCGTAAAGGCAACGATCATGTGTATCCAATATTCATAACTAAATTTTGTTCAAGATCTAATTTCACATATACAATACATAATAGGTCTAGCATAGTATTGTAATAGGTGAACGACTCACTCCTTTCTTATATAAACAATAAGTTTCAATactcaaactttttttttatatgaaaaaagtATCGAATCATCgtcaatatattttaaaaaatattgttattATCTTTAGGTATATAATCATAAACTACAatatattcaaaataatattattttatttcgtcacataattattcaaaatagattcttctttagaattatttatgtaattttaaatatatttttttaatatcatttaggattatttttttaatataattttataagttactaGTCTATGTCACTTTGATAGCTACTAtactaatacaataatataaaatataatttaaaatattctataaataatctagacaatggtgcaccaatttcagcaaATTTAGTAGACTTCGGGAGTTACTAGGTGACAGACTATCCTAGAGTTGTGTTTTATCTGATTGTGACTCGAGAGCGAGTGgacgaaggttgattgccaaaggagtgaacataaTCGAAGATAAAAGAGGCATTGTGATGTGTTGACAGAAGCCACACATTGAGGGATCATAATTCTAGTTTATCCTACAatgatcaaaatgcaatggagatgtcatcaGGAGGCAACATAGTGCAACTGATCATGGTGTAACAattcgtggtaatgcgatacactTGAAACTTATCCCACGAGGGACAATATCATACATAGTTATGATCGAGAGCTCTTtagagctccactttggtgaataacacgatgacaagaaaagttatggattcaatgagtgaatGTCATGATATAACAAAAGCGGGTCTTCCATGCATGGATCAAATTTTGTATCGAATAAAAACCtcagtcatcagcatatggggaatATATACCATCTAGAGAGACTTTCGAATACAAGTACTAGTGAATCCTATAAGAGGGGACTTGataatacagaggtatgatcagagtagttggagagttggattgttctagagctcatattcacttaagagaGCTCGGCACGTCAAAGGACAATGCCGAGTTAgtgaacgttactaccaaggaagttAAAGAGAACAAAATCAATgtgaaccctacaacatgatagcGGAAGCCATGTCTGGGAGTTgcaatctatctttccatcgaccaagagaaattgcttggaaaacacagaagtgttgaagtagggggtcgaaagaggTAATGAAGCGACAACGAGTCTAGAGAGACTTAACTACCCAAAAACTAAGCATCGATTAGAATGAAGGTAGACTAGGAGGAGTGCCACAGTGCCGTAGAGACAGATTTATTAATTGTGAAAAAATGGATACAAATGCGATGTGATGGATAGTTGGGTCATAGGCATGGTAGCACCATGATATCGCGGAGATGAGACTTTCATGAAGGTATCGATCCCTTGTTCTCATAAACGGAGAGCACTTAGTCAtaaaaggggtcgaggaggtagAGAAtcaaactccaagtactgagacaacgTTGAAGGGCAAAGGCTAGGGAACTTTGTAAGATTGGTGTCAACaaacttctcatcaaaatagccaaAAGTAAAAGACTTTGGGTCGATGTaagagtgctcgaccaaggaacgaagtaggcagtatgcgATGTTGTACCATTGCAACTCAAAGGAATATGTagcaaagatgatgaagaaaatgGTACAATCCCAAAAGTGACTAAAACTATTAGAAACTTattccaagttagggtgaaaacttcctacattctagaagttcgatagtattgagaaggtgaatcatagtagctaacttaatgcaaggagtacaaatacttcgagtgcttcaaaagtgtgagtaaagagtgagcaaaggctagtaaccagctcgatgtataGAGTACAACACTCGAAGAGGCGGATGAAATCAAGTAATTTTATCTTCTCTAACTCTTAAGAGAACGAGTGAAACTAAGTAccataattctcttatctatctagtagaggagctctgcacaagtttaaaGACCATTCGAAGAAATCTAGTGAAAGACACTAGTTGTCAAATCTTAAccattggtgatcagtgctactaagagtacatTATCCATTTCATTTCCCACTAGAATGTCAATCGTAagtgaaagtgatgcgaacctacttggaagtaacAACTAGGTGGAAGAagaatcgatgggcaaattttactGATGAAGGACCCAAATATTTTAAACTCTATAaggcaatgctcgttaaagcttcaaCAAGAATCCACTTAGTTCAAGCGATacaagacatttgagagactagcatatactaaggatggtcttttctttcATCTGAATGATCCGTAAGAAACAACAGAGATTAGCACAACTCAATCGACCCCCCAACAGAGTTAGAGTCaatagcgagttgaagcagcatgacgaatcaaagtttgactactaaACAATAATGGCGAAGTGTAGTTGGGAGCCAAAAGGCATATTATAATTGGagtaaaagattgaagactcagcaaaggcaagaagATGCAACGTCTACAAAGACTTAGATGAGGACTAGCATATACTACCATAATTCTCCGCTTTATTTCCCACTAGAATGTCAATCGTAagtgaaagtgatgcgaacctacttggaagtgatgaCTAGGTGGAAGAagaatcgatgggcaaattttactGATGAAGGACCCAAATATTTTAAACTCTATAaggcaatgctcgttaaagcttcaaTAAGCATTCACTTAGTTCAAGCGATATGAGACATTTGATAGACTAGCAtatactaaggatggtcttttctttcATCTGAATGATTCGTAAGAAACAACAGAGATTAGCACAACTCAATCGACCCCCCAACAGAGTCAGAGTCaatagcgagttgaagcagcatgacgaatcaaagtttgactactaaACAATAATGGCGAAGTGTAGTTGGGAGCCAAAAGGCATATTATAATTGGagtaaaagattgaagactcagcaaaggcaagaagATGCAACGTCTACAAAGACTTAGATGAGGACATTGAAGTAATAAGTGGGGGGAGAATATcatggacaaaattgtaaacgaggtgtttgatataatgctcataCATGTTCATGTCTTTtgattttattcatgctttgcacaatatgtaaAGGATTGATAGTAGGCTTAGTAGCCtcattttctttagttttggtgATTATCTTAGGgttgaaaataaaaattatgtcatgtgggcacttgtagggattttggtctgtagtggactattttgaaCCCTTTGTTGTGTGACCATTCATAACTTGTGAAActagtttgtaatttgtattggccACGAAGTGTTTATTGAAATGATTGCTTATGGAGCCTGAGTGAGATGTTTTCTCTaacttgttttcttttttacATGTTTTAAAGGACCATAGGAGATTctagggaggttgacctttgcggacaaacacacaagggtgccacacgacttaagcaaaaccagttaagtacaTGATAATTCGTCACTTTCGAATTTGTATAGATACATGGCAGTATGTTTTGTCttagttttatgtgtttttgcttgaaaaatatgAGTAATGATAGTTCGCAACACTATAATACGATTGCTCATCGTGTCGAGCCAATCTACCCTAAAATGGCTTTGTTTTCGCGTGTCATAATCTATTTTTTGTATACTGCAATCTCacacaaaatgtcagccatctcggcACCCTAGAACCACTCGTGTGGCACCAGAAGGGATGGGGTTTCAGGGTAGTAtcgagcgttgaacaatcttcacaagttcgtatGTTAACTTTACGGAAACTTACCTTCACGCCCGATACTCGGTGAGCAGTTGTCTACGGATTTGAAACTATTTATTCAACTttttaaagtccttattttctccttcctctcttgaaTTGTTTATATGCTCGTTGAATTGTTTTATGTGCTCGTTGAATtatttgtaaagcttcccttgcgAAACATTAGGACTTGTTCGTTGTTCGTTTTCAAATATTCTTTTCGTTTTCTGTCTTCTGTCAAAACAAAATAGTGTCCTAAACTACTACACATAAAATATACATTCAAAATATTTCACTTGACATTTTAAGTCCTTactatttaataaatatatcataCGTGTGACTAGTCAGCATATCCACGTTTGACATCAAGGAGCCTTTTGGTCATCTGCGTGGTAGTCTGGCGATCTCGAAGTCATGATCAAGTGACATGAGCAATCCTCCTACTTGTAGTATACAAGTATTCTTTTGTTTGGTTTTTTTCCTATCTTCGGTGAAAACAAAATAGTTGCCTAAACTGCTACACATAAAGTATGCATTGCTGATGAtttgaaggaaaaataaaaaatagttgcCTAAACAAAATAGTTGCCTACTTGTAGTATACAAGTATTCTTTTGTTTGGTTTTTTTTCCTATCTTCGGTGAAAACAAAATAGTTGCCTAAACTGCTACACATAAAGTATGCATTGCTGATGAtttgaaggaaaaataaaaaataaaaaagagagctaAGAGCCGATGATTTGAAGGAAACTTAGCACAAGTATAAAGGCTATTCGAACGATATGAATTTTAACGAAGATCTCGAAGGTAATATAAATCTATCGAATAGCCTTCAAAGCATGCTAATCAACCTCATGAACATATTTATAGTTTAGAAATTTATATGATGGATATGATGGATAGATATGATCGATCAGTATTAATGCATGGATATGATGGATAGATATGATCATCAGTATTtacttatttaaaaataaaataaaataaagataaaattGGAACTTAGAACCTTACATAAACTATGGATCAAAATCTTTATAAATTAAACTAACTAATatattcaaaatatatcaattaaaattttaaattcttagTCTTTGATAAATATATTTGATCCATCATCACAGTACTAATATAAGATGTACCGATCATATACTTATTCTAACATTGCATAATGTGTCATTGCGTGATAGTATGGCGACCTCGTAGTCATGACGTGATCAATCCTCCTACTTGTAGTATACAAATATTCTTTTGTTTGTTTCCTTTTCTATCTTCTGTCAAAGCAAAATAGTGGCCTAAACTACTGCACACAAAATATACATTCAAAATATATCACTTGACATTTTAAACCCTTactatttaataaatatatctGATACACCATCGCCATACGTGTGACTAGTCAGCATATGCACGTTTGACTTCAATGAGCCTTTTGGTCATCTCCGTGATAGTCTGGCGATCTCGAAGTCATGATCAAGCGACGTGAGCAATCCTCCTACTTGTAGTATACAAgtattcttttgttttgttttctttttctatcttctGTGAAAACAAAATAGTTGCCTAAACTGCTACACATAAAGTATGCATTGCAAGAAAAATATGACACAATAAATCTACAGCTCTTAATCTTCTCGCCAATGGCATGCATGCATCAAGACATTTGAACTTTGCGTACCTCTACGCTAAGATATTCAGTGCTTCGACGCATATAAATCTCATCCCAACGATTACTCCCTTATCAATTTGATCCGGGTTTAGAGAGCTCCTCCATTATCGCCTCCCTCATCATCATCTCTCTTTGTAAGGATGGGATTCACCGAGGGAGTGGTGCAGCAGCTGAGCcccgaggaggacgaggaggcacGCTTGCTCGCCATGAGGCTGGTGATGGGATCTTGCCTCCCAATGATTCTCAATGTGGCCATCGAGCTCGAGCTCCTCGAGATCATCGTCAAGACTGGCCCCGGCGCCAAGCTGAGTCCCGACGACATCGCCACCCAGCTGCCCACCGAGAACCCCCAGGCGGCCGATATGGTAGACCGGAACCTCCGCCTGCTCGCCGCCAACGGCGTCGTCAGTTGCTCTGTGGAGTCCGGCGATGATGGGCGCCCCTCGTGCAAGTACGGGGCCACGCCTGTCTGCAAGTACCTGACCAAGAACGAGGACGGCGTGTCCATGGCCGCTTTCTGCTTGCTGGTCCATGACAAGGTCACCATGGAGGGCTGGTAGTCGACGGAGCCAACAACGTCTAGGCTTTGCCTCCACAACGATCGCAGCATCCCATTAAAGAACGCCCacggcggaataattcttttccaatCAAAATGAATTTCTCATCAAACTTTCActattaataataatgataataggtttacaataagtcttctctagaataacaagAGGATCATAACGACATTAAGaccatatatcttggctcaagtaTAACATATCTTCATCAAATAGATAGATCTCGTCTtaagaattttaggtctcacaaagtggatatagcaggaaagtatctCGGAGAAGGTAAACTATATATCAACACAGTTATAATTGTAgagcttgctgcaaggattctttatataaaatttggaccaaaactgacaatgtttgaccattgatcgtcaagcagaaaacttaaAGTCctattctttctctctccttttttttctctctccatcGCCATCGCTACGAATGCTCGCTCCTCTCTCACATTCCCTGCCCTccttttaattattgatttgggcttatagccctaattgtccaagcccatataTGAGTTGAACCTAATAAttatccccctccagctcatatggtgggttgtattaaacccgctcttcgcctacatacttcaagcttctccataggcaaagactttatcaacatatctgattcattctcattggtatgcaccttttttaactttaattattttaattcaaGAACATCACGAATGTAGTgacatctcacatcaatatgtttggatctagaatgatatgttgaattcttggagaggtgaatggcgctctaactatcacagtaaacagtatatccttcctgtttcaagcccaattcttgCATATACTTTTGCATCCATAAAGTTttcttacaggcttcagtaattgctatgtattctgtttctgtggttgatagagcaacacaattctataactttgattgccaagagactgctctccctgcaaatgtcatcaagaaccccgaagtagacttcctataatcagtatcacctgccatgtctgcatttaTGTAACTTTctgacacaggttcatcactatcAAAACATAAAGACaacttggaagtacctcttagatatcttaatatttatttcactgctgcccaatgttcctttctaggattatagataaatcggctgacaactccagctacatgagctatatctggctgaGTACAAATCataacatacatcaaactacctactgcagatgagtaagacactctggacatttcttcattttctttctcacttgtaggacattgtttcgaactaagcttgaaatgacctgtaaGTATAGAACAAACtattttggctttactcatgttgaatctttcaaggaccttttcaatgtaggtctcttgagatagctaaatattcttttttttgctatcatgaaaaatcttcataccaagtatttgtttcaccgatcccaagactTTCATGGTAAAAGACTTCCTTAACTCTCTTTTAAACTTTTCAATTTTGCtagcatcatgaccaacaatcagtatatcatcaacatataatagtagaataataaaatcatcatctgaaaattttttcataaacacacaattatcatgtggttctattatacccttggctcatcataaaagaatcaaacttcttgtatcattgtctaggtgcctgtttgagtctatataagcttttcctaagcttacatactatattttcttttctcttgactttgaaaccttctggttgctccatgtaaattttttcttctaagtcatcatgaagaaatgctattttcacatcaatttgctcaacttctaaattcaaatggGCAGTCAAAccgagaacaactcggatagaggacattttcatcacaggagaaaatatttcttcaaagtcaatacatttcttctaactgaatcctttcacaactagtcgtaccTTATATCTTTGttatgagctattattttcagtcttcaatttgtttattcttgaga
Protein-coding sequences here:
- the LOC135605395 gene encoding caffeic acid 3-O-methyltransferase-like codes for the protein MGFTKEVVQQLSPGEEEEARMLAMRLVTGSCLQMILNVAIELELLEIIVKAGPGAKLSPDDIVTQLPTENPQAADMVDRILRLLAANGIVSCSVESGDDGRPSCKYGATPVCKYLTKNEDGVSMAALCLLIHDKVTMESWYYMKDAVLEGGIPFKKAHGMTAFEHHGGDPRFNKLFNDSMRNHSTILIKQLLETYRGFDDVKVLVDVGGGTGATLHMITSRHPHIKGVNFDLPLVIASAPTNPDVEHVSGDMFESIPSGGDAIFMKWILHDWTDEQCARILKNCWKALPEEGKVIVVEYLLPVIPEPDSRSQGIFPLDIGMMIHTGGRERTQEEFEAMAKEAGFTGFKATYISLYSWVMEFTK
- the LOC135604803 gene encoding caffeic acid 3-O-methyltransferase-like; the encoded protein is MGFTEGVVQQLSPEEDEEARLLAMRLVMGSCLPMILNVAIELELLEIIVKTGPGAKLSPDDIATQLPTENPQAADMVDRNLRLLAANGVVSCSVESGDDGRPSCKYGATPVCKYLTKNEDGVSMAAFCLLVHDKVTMEGW